A portion of the Tindallia magadiensis genome contains these proteins:
- a CDS encoding M20/M25/M40 family metallo-hydrolase yields the protein MEQKNCNLSHLEEIKQNTEKYTIELTKIPSAVETSGELDIAWHLYNTLKEEPYFVDHPDQLYFQKCDGQDERHNVIAYVKGGKGEYKNTVILLGHIDTVGIEDYRDLKHIATDPMALAEALKEMSIPEEAKKDLDSGEWLFGRGIFDMKCGVAANLSHTLQAARNPELFKGNIIFLGVPDEEGNSAGMLSALKLLNKIKDQDKLTYNAVLDTDYMTSRYEGDENRYIYVGTIGKLLPSFYIVGKESHVGQSFDGLDPNELSAELVREINLSHDLCDVADGEVTVPPITLKQRDLKVDYSVQIAKSAHLYFNYATHGSEPDEVMTKLVSKAEKAFDTVVERLNNHYKHYCEMSEIPHTPLPWKTKVYTFDALYRKVAEELGYKLHQRIAALQRRLDPNTMDDRAYSLAIVEEVCKMNPDPDPMIVVFFAPPYYPHMYINGKNDQEKKLLDALNHSAELVQPKIKEPLKLRKFYPYISDLSFCSVTENQAIIDKLITNMPAWPEKYELPIDEMREFNVPVANIGPFGKDAHQFTERLHRPFSFDVMPELLFETIKYLLEK from the coding sequence TTGGAACAAAAAAATTGCAATTTATCTCATCTGGAGGAAATTAAACAAAATACAGAAAAATACACGATAGAACTGACGAAAATTCCAAGCGCCGTTGAAACAAGCGGAGAATTGGATATCGCTTGGCATCTTTACAATACATTAAAAGAAGAACCTTACTTTGTTGATCATCCTGATCAACTATATTTTCAAAAATGTGACGGTCAAGATGAAAGGCACAATGTAATCGCTTACGTGAAAGGCGGAAAAGGAGAGTATAAAAACACAGTAATTCTCTTAGGTCATATTGATACTGTAGGTATTGAAGATTATCGTGACCTTAAACATATTGCTACAGATCCAATGGCATTAGCAGAAGCCTTAAAAGAAATGAGCATACCGGAGGAAGCGAAAAAAGATTTAGATTCTGGTGAATGGCTCTTTGGACGGGGTATATTTGATATGAAATGTGGCGTAGCCGCTAACTTATCTCATACGTTACAAGCAGCTAGAAACCCAGAACTTTTCAAAGGTAATATTATTTTTTTAGGCGTACCGGATGAAGAAGGTAATTCTGCTGGTATGTTAAGTGCACTTAAATTATTAAATAAAATAAAAGATCAAGATAAATTGACGTATAATGCCGTTCTTGATACGGATTACATGACTTCTCGATACGAAGGAGATGAAAATCGCTATATTTATGTTGGAACAATAGGCAAGTTATTACCTTCTTTTTATATTGTCGGGAAAGAATCTCATGTGGGTCAAAGCTTTGATGGATTAGATCCTAATGAACTTTCTGCTGAGTTGGTTCGGGAGATAAACTTAAGCCATGACCTATGCGATGTTGCTGATGGGGAGGTAACAGTCCCTCCGATAACCCTGAAACAAAGAGATCTGAAGGTAGATTACTCTGTTCAAATTGCAAAATCAGCTCATTTATATTTTAATTACGCCACTCATGGAAGTGAACCGGATGAAGTGATGACAAAACTGGTTTCAAAGGCAGAAAAAGCTTTTGATACGGTGGTTGAACGGCTTAATAATCATTACAAACATTATTGTGAAATGAGTGAAATTCCACACACGCCTTTACCGTGGAAAACAAAAGTGTATACCTTTGATGCTCTATACAGAAAAGTAGCTGAAGAACTAGGATATAAATTGCATCAACGGATAGCAGCGCTTCAAAGACGACTGGATCCAAATACAATGGATGATCGAGCGTATAGTTTAGCAATTGTAGAAGAAGTATGTAAAATGAATCCAGATCCCGACCCAATGATTGTTGTATTTTTTGCACCTCCCTATTATCCACATATGTATATTAATGGAAAAAATGATCAAGAGAAAAAATTACTAGACGCATTGAACCATAGTGCTGAGTTAGTACAGCCAAAAATTAAAGAACCATTAAAGCTCAGAAAGTTTTATCCATATATTTCAGATTTGAGTTTTTGTAGTGTAACAGAGAATCAAGCTATTATCGATAAACTCATTACCAATATGCCTGCTTGGCCAGAAAAATATGAGTTGCCGATTGATGAGATGAGAGAATTTAACGTACCAGTAGCAAACATTGGACCCTTTGGGAAAGATGCCCACCAATTTACAGAGAGATTGCATCGACCCTTTTCTTTCGATGTAATGCCAGAGTTGCTTTTTGAAACAATTAAATACCTATTAGAAAAATAA
- a CDS encoding aminotransferase class I/II-fold pyridoxal phosphate-dependent enzyme — MKNKFIAKRYWKDHTTPMGAVDQRSKLYTNVIDLSLGDPDLNTDEGIIKAAFQDAMDGHTHYTDFRGDPELRQEISHYYRDEFRALVDDSEVMVTASACLGMYLVLEAVLDPGDEVVLPAPYFTPYYQQVQMAGGVPVELETYEEENFQIDVKRLEESINERTRAIIVNSPRNPTGAVYSEETLQVIADIAIKRDLLIIADEVNGALVFNGKFQSMMTIGDIRDRLVVINTFSKDYIMTGWRVGNIIAPREIIQICQQINENLVFTAPSISQRAAIYALRNRKDILPATFDKYKERVFYAAERINQISWMSVVEPQGTFHLFINIKKSGLSSEKASEMILDQAKVLTIPGNSFGRCGEGYLRIACTVGKSKLKEAFDRIEKIQI, encoded by the coding sequence ATGAAAAATAAATTTATCGCAAAACGTTACTGGAAAGACCATACAACTCCCATGGGAGCTGTAGATCAACGTTCAAAATTATATACCAATGTGATAGATCTTAGTCTAGGAGATCCTGATCTAAATACAGATGAAGGAATCATAAAAGCTGCTTTTCAGGATGCGATGGATGGACACACTCACTATACTGATTTTAGAGGAGATCCGGAGCTGAGGCAAGAAATAAGTCATTATTATAGAGATGAGTTTAGGGCATTGGTAGATGATTCAGAAGTAATGGTAACAGCAAGTGCCTGCCTGGGAATGTACTTAGTATTAGAAGCCGTTCTGGATCCGGGGGACGAAGTGGTTCTTCCAGCACCCTACTTCACGCCATACTATCAGCAGGTTCAAATGGCAGGCGGTGTTCCGGTGGAGTTAGAAACCTACGAAGAAGAAAACTTCCAGATCGATGTAAAACGATTAGAAGAAAGTATCAACGAACGAACAAGAGCTATTATTGTTAATTCACCAAGAAATCCAACCGGCGCTGTTTATAGTGAAGAGACGTTGCAAGTAATAGCGGATATTGCTATTAAAAGAGATCTCTTAATTATTGCGGATGAAGTGAATGGCGCCCTCGTGTTTAACGGTAAGTTTCAATCCATGATGACCATTGGCGATATAAGAGATCGCCTGGTAGTCATTAACACTTTTTCAAAAGATTATATTATGACTGGTTGGAGAGTGGGTAACATTATTGCACCCCGAGAAATTATCCAGATCTGTCAGCAAATTAATGAAAATCTGGTGTTTACAGCACCTTCTATTTCACAAAGAGCCGCTATTTATGCACTAAGAAATCGAAAAGATATTTTACCTGCCACCTTTGATAAATATAAAGAAAGGGTTTTTTATGCAGCGGAAAGGATCAATCAGATATCATGGATGAGTGTAGTGGAACCGCAAGGGACTTTTCATTTATTTATTAACATTAAAAAAAGCGGACTAAGCTCAGAAAAAGCCAGTGAAATGATACTGGATCAAGCAAAAGTTCTTACTATTCCTGGAAATTCTTTCGGTCGCTGCGGCGAAGGGTATTTGAGAATAGCATGCACAGTCGGTAAAAGTAAGTTGAAAGAAGCTTTTGATAGAATTGAAAAAATTCAGATTTAA
- a CDS encoding RrF2 family transcriptional regulator has protein sequence MILSTKGRYGLKAMFELGLHHGSGPVPLKVIAEKQRIPENYLEQLIAILRKAGLVKSVRGAQGGYMLMKQPENISVADVLLTLEGPLAPSECVLDSDSSSCDNAEKCITRTVWEKILNSIHDVIDTMTLQNMIEDHQKMNSLTVNNSKEELEQEMIK, from the coding sequence ATGATTCTGTCTACTAAAGGACGTTATGGTCTTAAGGCGATGTTTGAACTAGGACTACATCATGGCAGTGGCCCGGTTCCGCTAAAAGTGATTGCTGAAAAACAGCGCATACCAGAAAATTATCTGGAACAGCTAATTGCGATTCTTCGCAAAGCCGGCCTGGTGAAAAGCGTCCGGGGAGCTCAGGGAGGATATATGCTGATGAAACAACCTGAGAACATAAGCGTTGCTGATGTTTTACTTACATTAGAAGGTCCTTTGGCACCATCAGAATGTGTGTTAGATTCTGATAGTAGTTCCTGCGATAATGCAGAAAAGTGCATTACAAGAACTGTCTGGGAAAAAATCCTCAATAGCATTCACGATGTAATAGATACGATGACATTACAAAACATGATAGAAGATCATCAAAAAATGAATAGTCTTACGGTCAATAACAGCAAAGAAGAACTGGAACAGGAGATGATAAAATGA
- the nifS gene encoding cysteine desulfurase NifS codes for MKVYLDYSATTPVKPEVFNAMTPYLRDYYGNPSSLHSYGRENKKAIDTARDQIAQTLKAKPEEVFFTGGGSEADNWAIKGTAEALKNKGRHIITTSIEHHAVLHTCQHLEKQGYEVTYLPVNEEGIISVEELKSHLREDTILITIMYANNEIGTIQPIQEIATIAKEHKILFHTDAVQAYGHLEINTQDLPVDMISISAHKLYGPKGVGALYIRKGTRIHNLIHGGAQERKKRAGTENIAGIVGFGKAAELAYSQLSEHVAHLTELRDYLLKGIQQTIPYTKLNGHREKRLPNNVNVSFEFIEGESMLLSLDMVGIAASSGSACTSGSLDPSHVLLSLGLSHEMAHGSLRLTLGDQNTKEEIDYVLEQLPPIVQRLRDMSPLYENLKEGAR; via the coding sequence ATGAAAGTTTATTTAGATTACAGTGCGACAACACCTGTAAAGCCAGAAGTGTTCAATGCTATGACGCCATATCTTAGAGACTACTATGGTAATCCATCTAGTCTTCATAGTTATGGGAGAGAGAATAAAAAAGCCATTGATACGGCAAGAGATCAAATTGCACAGACATTAAAAGCAAAACCTGAAGAGGTGTTTTTCACTGGTGGAGGTTCCGAAGCTGATAACTGGGCCATTAAAGGAACTGCTGAAGCCCTTAAAAATAAAGGACGTCATATTATTACGACGAGCATAGAGCATCATGCTGTGCTTCATACCTGCCAGCACTTAGAAAAACAAGGCTATGAAGTGACCTACTTACCGGTAAATGAAGAAGGAATTATTTCTGTTGAAGAACTTAAAAGCCATTTGAGAGAAGATACCATTTTAATAACCATAATGTATGCCAATAATGAAATAGGAACGATACAACCAATCCAAGAAATTGCAACTATTGCAAAAGAACATAAAATTCTTTTTCATACAGATGCCGTACAAGCTTATGGTCATCTAGAGATAAATACTCAAGATCTGCCGGTTGATATGATTTCGATATCAGCACATAAACTTTATGGACCTAAGGGTGTAGGAGCTTTATATATACGAAAAGGTACTCGGATTCACAACTTGATTCATGGTGGAGCTCAGGAACGCAAAAAAAGAGCTGGAACGGAAAACATAGCTGGTATTGTTGGGTTTGGTAAAGCGGCTGAATTAGCTTATAGCCAACTGTCGGAACATGTTGCTCACTTAACAGAACTAAGAGATTATCTTTTGAAAGGTATTCAACAAACAATACCATACACCAAATTAAATGGACATAGGGAAAAAAGACTTCCTAATAATGTAAATGTCAGCTTTGAGTTTATAGAAGGCGAATCGATGCTCTTAAGTCTTGATATGGTAGGAATTGCCGCATCAAGTGGATCTGCCTGCACCTCAGGCTCCTTAGATCCGTCCCATGTTTTGCTATCTTTAGGACTATCTCACGAAATGGCACATGGATCCTTAAGACTGACATTAGGAGATCAAAACACGAAAGAAGAGATAGATTATGTATTAGAACAACTGCCACCAATTGTACAAAGGTTAAGAGATATGTCGCCCTTGTATGAAAATCTGAAAGAAGGAGCTCGATAA
- the nifU gene encoding Fe-S cluster assembly scaffold protein NifU, protein MMYSEIVMDHFTNPRNVGEIPDADAVGQVGNPKCGDIMKMYFKIEGNIIVDVKFKTFGCGSAIASSSMATEMVKGKTVEEALALSNYEVAKELNGLPPAKMHCSLLAEQAIKSAIFDYAKKNNLYYKELEGFDPDAEEDHHNHDEE, encoded by the coding sequence ATTATGTATAGTGAAATAGTAATGGACCACTTTACCAATCCCAGAAATGTAGGAGAAATACCTGATGCCGACGCGGTGGGACAGGTTGGAAATCCCAAGTGTGGAGATATTATGAAGATGTACTTTAAAATAGAGGGTAATATTATTGTAGATGTTAAGTTCAAAACGTTTGGTTGTGGATCCGCCATTGCCTCTTCCAGTATGGCGACAGAAATGGTAAAAGGCAAAACAGTAGAAGAAGCACTTGCCTTATCCAATTATGAAGTTGCAAAAGAGTTAAATGGATTACCACCAGCAAAAATGCACTGTTCTCTTTTGGCGGAACAGGCAATTAAAAGTGCTATTTTTGATTATGCAAAAAAGAATAATCTATATTATAAAGAATTAGAAGGCTTCGATCCTGATGCCGAAGAAGATCATCACAATCATGATGAAGAATAA